One segment of Ipomoea triloba cultivar NCNSP0323 chromosome 12, ASM357664v1 DNA contains the following:
- the LOC115999769 gene encoding tubulin beta-1 chain has protein sequence MREILHIQGGQCGNQIGAKFWDVVCAEHGIDSTGRYSGDNDLQLERVNVYYNEASCGRFVPRAVLMDLEPGTMDSVRSGPYGQIFRPDNFVFGQSGAGNNWAKGHYTEGAELIDSVLDVVRKEAENCDCLQGFQVCHSLGGGTGSGMGTLLISKIREEYPDRMMLTFSVFPSPKVSDTVVEPYNATLSVHQLVENADECMVLDNEALYDICFRTLKLTTPSFGDLNHLISATMSGVTCCLRFPGQLNSDLRKLAVNLIPFPRLHFFMVGFAPLTSRGSQQYRALTVPELTQQMWDAKNMMCAADPRHGRYLTASAMFRGKMSTKEVDEQMINVQNKNSSYFVEWIPNNVKSTVCDIPPTGLKMASTFIGNSTSIQEMFRRVSEQFTAMFRRKAFLHWYTGEGMDEMEFTEAESNMNDLVSEYQQYQDATADEEGYDYEDEEEELQDS, from the exons ATGCGTGAGATTTTGCACATTCAAGGAGGCCAATGCGGCAACCAGATCGGAGCAAAGTTCTGGGACGTGGTTTGCGCCGAGCACGGCATCGACTCCACCGGGAGATACAGCGGCGACAACGATCTCCAATTGGAGCGCGTGAACGTCTACTACAATGAGGCCAGCTGCGGGAGGTTCGTTCCTCGCGCCGTGCTCATGGACCTCGAGCCTGGAACCATGGATAGCGTCAGATCTGGGCCGTACGGGCAGATCTTCAGGCCCGATAACTTCGTCTTTGGCCAGTCTGGCGCCGGTAACAACTGGGCCAAGGGACACTACACTGAGGGAGCAGAGCTTATTGATTCCGTGCTCGATGTTGTCAGGAAAGAGGCAGAGAATTGTGATTGCCTTCAAG GGTTTCAGGTTTGCCACTCATTGGGTGGTGGGACTGGATCAGGAATGGGAACCCTCCTTATTTCCAAGATTAGGGAGGAGTACCCCGACAGGATGATGCTCACTTTCTCCGTGTTTCCTTCTCCTAAGGTGTCGGACACAGTTGTTGAGCCATATAATGCTACTCTCTCTGTTCACCAACTTGTTGAGAATGCAGATGAGTGTATGGTGCTGGATAACGAAGCTCTTTATGATATTTGCTTCCGGACACTTAAACTTACTACTCCAAGCT TTGGGGACCTTAATCACTTGATTTCTGCCACCATGAGTGGTGTAACTTGTTGCTTGCGTTTCCCTGGGCAACTCAATTCTGATCTCCGCAAGCTAGCAGTGAACCTTATTCCATTCCCCCGGTTGCATTTCTTCATGGTTGGGTTTGCTCCGCTCACATCTCGTGGGTCACAGCAGTACCGGGCTCTGACAGTCCCTGAGCTCACTCAACAGATGTGGGATGCAAAGAACATGATGTGCGCTGCTGATCCTCGCCATGGGCGCTATTTGACTGCTTCTGCAATGTTCCGTGGCAAGATGAGCACCAAAGAAGTTGATGAGCAGATGATCAATGTGCAGAACAAGAACTCTTCTTACTTCGTCGAGTGGATCCCCAACAACGTGAAGTCCACCGTGTGTGACATTCCTCCCACCGGTCTGAAGATGGCGTCTACATTCATTGGCAACTCCACCTCAATCCAGGAGATGTTCCGCAGGGTGAGTGAGCAGTTCACAGCCATGTTCCGCAGAAAGGCTTTCTTGCATTGGTACACCGGGGAGGGTATGGACGAGATGGAATTCACCGAAGCAGAGAGCAACATGAACGATTTGGTTTCCGAGTACCAGCAGTACCAAGATGCAACTGCAGATGAAGAAGGATATGACTacgaagatgaggaagaagaactTCAAGACTCTTAA
- the LOC115999768 gene encoding oxalate--CoA ligase-like, producing the protein MAAVTLTGLLKDVAVKFPSRTAISVSGKFDLSHARLDQLVERAASSLLAAGVNPGDVVALTFPNAVEFIIMFLATIRVRATAAPLNAAYTAEEFVFYLSDSESKVLLTPIEGNEAAQAAASKLEIPHLTALLSDAESDIALDPIPSVSDPNAVSKLVNDPSDVALFLHTSGTTSRPKGVPLTQFNLVSSVTNIKSVYKLTESDSTVIVLPLFHVHGLIAGLLSSLGAGGSITLPAAGRFSASTFWSDMNNYHATWYTAVPTIHQIILDRHLSKPEPVYPKLRFIRSCSAALAPSVLSRLEEAFGAPVLEAYAMTEATHLMASNPLPEDGPHLPGSVGRPIGQEMAILDENGVPQEADAHGEVCIRGPNVTKGYKNNPEANKSAFQFGWFHTGDLGYLDSNGYLHLVGRIKEMINRGGEKISPIEVDAVLISHPEIAQAVAFGVPDDKYGEEINCAIIPREGSNINEEEVSKFCKKNLAVFKVPKKVFITDSLPKTATGKIQRRLVAEHFLAQISTAKVPKFGA; encoded by the exons ATGGCGGCTGTTACGCTTACCGGTTTGTTGAAAGACGTCGCCGTGAAGTTCCCCTCCCGGACGGCCATCTCCGTTTCCGGCAAGTTTGATCTTAGCCATGCTCGCCTTGATCAACTCGTTGAACGTGCCGCGTCTTCCCTTTTGGCTGCCGGCGTTAATCCCGGTGACGTTGTTGCTCTCACCTTCCCCAACGCCGTCGAG TTTATAATTATGTTTCTGGCTACAATTCGGGTTCGGGCCACGGCGGCGCCATTGAATGCAGCGTACACGGCGGAAGAGTTCGTGTTCTATTTGTCCGATTCGGAGTCAAAGGTGCTGTTGACTCCCATTGAAGGAAATGAGGCGGCTCAAGCCGCGGCTTCCAAGCTCGAGATCCCTCATCTTACGGCGTTGCTTTCCGATGCTGAATCGGATATCGCGCTGGACCCGATTCCTTCGGTATCGGACCCTAACGCGGTGTCCAAACTCGTTAATGATCCCTCCGATGTCGCTCTGTTCCTCCATACTTCTGGCACCACGAGCCGGCCAAAGGGAGTTCCATTGACTCAGTTTAACTTGGTTTCTTCAGTGACAAACATTAAATCGGTTTATAAGCTCACAGAGTCAGACTCAACAGTGATCGTGTTACCCCTGTTTCATGTGCATGGTCTAATCGCTGGACTGCTGAGTTCACTCGGAGCCGGAGGCTCCATCACCCTCCCAGCAGCCGGCAGGTTTTCAGCTTCAACTTTTTGGTCAGACATGAACAACTACCATGCTACATGGTACACAGCAGTGCCTACCATTCACCAAATCATATTGGATCGACACTTGAGCAAGCCTGAGCCTGTGTACCCTAAGCTCCGGTTCATTCGTAGCTGCAGTGCAGCTTTGGCTCCATCTGTGCTGTCTCGGCTGGAGGAAGCATTTGGGGCCCCTGTTCTGGAGGCGTATGCTATGACAGAGGCAACTCACTTGATGGCTTCAAACCCATTGCCTGAGGATGGGCCCCATCTCCCTGGGTCGGTTGGGAGACCCATTGGTCAGGAGATGGCTATACTGGATGAGAATGGTGTGCCACAGGAGGCTGATGCACATGGCGAGGTTTGCATTAGGGGTCCAAATGTTACTAAAGGGTACAAGAACAATCCCGAGGCCAACAAATCGGCTTTCCAGTTTGGGTGGTTCCATACTGGTGATCTTGGATATTTGGACTCCAATGGGTATTTGCATCTAGTTGGCCGGATCAAGGAGATGATTAATCGTGGAG GAGAAAAGATATCTCCCATAGAAGTAGATGCTGTCCTTATTTCTCATCCCGAAATTGCTCAAGCCGTGGCTTTTGGAGTCCCGGATGACAAGTATGGCGAAGAG ATAAACTGTGCCATAATTCCAAGAGAAGGGTCAAACATCAATGAAGAAGAGGTGTCGAAATTCTGCAAGAAAAACCTTGCCGTGTTTAAGGTTCCAAAGAAGGTCTTTATCACAGATTCTCTCCCTAAAACTGCCACAGGGAAAATCCAGAGAAGACTTGTGGCCGAACACTTCCTCGCACAGATCTCTACCGCTAAGGTCCCCAAGTTTGGCGCCTGA
- the LOC115998532 gene encoding probable enoyl-CoA hydratase 2, mitochondrial, which translates to MVVVLRSIAKSFEQQLLKQSKHYSSSQLITHLSSFNSNSQVQQWQFQNRRTLILEPVTSQSIKLEQLSDSDSGILELKLDRPDRKNAIGKAMLRELRHVFDRINNERLANVLMISSSVPTAFCAGADLKERETMTPVEVQEFVNTLRSTFSMLEELCIPTIAAIDGAALGGGLEMALCCDLRVCGEAAVLGLPETGLAIIPGAGGSQRLPRLVGKSVAKDLIFTARKINGKEALLMELANYCVPAGEARLKALEIAQEINQKAPLAIKMAKRAIDKGFEVDLESGLALEEDCYDQLLNTKDRLEGLAAFAERRKPKYTGE; encoded by the exons ATGGTTGTTGTTTTACGCTCCATAGCGAAATCGTTTGAGCAACAATTATTGAAACAATCAAAACACTACAGTTCTTCTCAGCTAATCACTCACCTGAGTTCTTTCAATTCCAATTCCCAAGTTCAACAATGGCAATTTCAGAACAGGCGCACTCTCATCTTGGAGCCAGTGACGTCTCAATCCATTAAGTTAGAGCAGCTGTCCGACTCTGATTCTG GAATTTTGGAGCTTAAGTTGGATAGACCAGACAGAAAGAATGCGATCGGGAAGGCTATGCTAAGAGAGTTAAGGCATGTGTTTGATAGAATAAATAATGAGCGTTTGGCTAATGTTTTAATGATCAGCAGCTCCGTTCCAACAGCATTTTGTGCTGGTGCTGATTTGAAG GAGAGAGAGACAATGACTCCAGTAGAGGTCCAGGAATTTGTGAACACTCTTCGGTCAACATTCTCCATGCTTGAG GAACTTTGTATTCCTACAATTGCTGCTATTGATGGTGCAGCCTTAGGTGGAGGACTGGAAATGGCATTATGTTGTGATCTCAGGGTTTGTG GGGAGGCTGCAGTTTTAGGCTTGCCAGAAACAGGACTTGCCATCATACCTGG AGCCGGTGGGTCACAACGGCTTCCTAGATTGGTTGGAAAATCAGTAGCAAAGGATCTTATTTTTACTGCTCGAAAAATTAATGGAAAAGAAGCCTTACTGATGG AGCTGGCCAATTATTGTGTTCCTGCCGGTGAAGCCCGTCTAAAGGCACTTGAAATCGCTCAGGAAATAAATCAGAAG GCACCGCTTGCAATAAAGATGGCAAAGCGCGCTATTGACAAAGGATTTGAGGTGGATTTGGAATCGGGTTTGGCTTTGGAGGAGGATTGCTACGACCAACTTCTGAACACAAAAGATCGGTTAGAAGGCCTTGCAGCGTTTGCTGAGAGACGAAAACCCAAATATACAGGTGAATAA